From a region of the Sminthopsis crassicaudata isolate SCR6 chromosome 6, ASM4859323v1, whole genome shotgun sequence genome:
- the LOC141545652 gene encoding LOW QUALITY PROTEIN: S-adenosylmethionine decarboxylase proenzyme-like (The sequence of the model RefSeq protein was modified relative to this genomic sequence to represent the inferred CDS: inserted 2 bases in 2 codons) encodes MEAAHFFEGTEKLLEVWFYRQQPDDGKGSGDLRTIPRFEWDKLLENVHCLIISVTKTDKQEAYVLSESSMFVSKRLFILKTCGTXLQALVPLLELAREYSGFDSIQSFFYSHKNFMKPSHQEYPHKNFQEEVEFLNEIFPNGAAYYMGRMYSDCWFLYTLDFPESRVINQPDQTLEILMSELDPAVMDQFYMKDGVTSNDVTHVSGIHDLIPGSVIDAIMFNPCGYSMNGMKSDGTYWTIHITPELAFSYVSFESNIGQTSYDDLIRKXVEIFKPGKFVTTLFVNQSSKCRTVSSSAQKIEGFKRLDSQIAQFNDYNFIFTSFAKNRQQQQS; translated from the exons ATGGAAGCTGCACACTTCTTCGAAGGGACCGAGAAGCTGCTGGAGGTTTGGTTCTACCGGCAGCAGCCAGACGACGGCAAAGGATCTGGGGATCTCCGCACCATCCCAAGGTTTGAGTGGGACAAACTTTTGGAGAATGTGCATTGTTTAATCATAAGTGTGACAAAAACTGACAAGCAGGAAGCTTACGTACTCAGTGAGAGTAGCATGTTTGTCTCCAAGAGACTTTTCATTCTGAAGACATGTGGTA TACTGCAAGCACTGGTCCCCCTGTTGGAGCTTGCTAGGGAGTACAGTGGGTTTGACTCAATTCAAAGCTTCTTTTATTCTCATAAGAATTTCATGAAGCCTTCCCACCAGGAGTACCCACACAAGAATTTCCAGGAAGAAGTAGAATTCCTTAATGAAATTTTCCCAAATGGAGCAGCATATTATATGGGGCGTATGTATTCTGATTGCTGGTTCTTGTACACTCTGGATTTTCCAGAGAGTAGAGTCATTAATCAGCCAGATC agACACTGGAAATTCTGATGAGTGAGCTTGACCCAGCAGTTATGGACCAGTTCTACATGAAAGATGGTGTTACTTCAAATGATGTCACTCATGTGAGTGGAATTCATGACCTGATACCAGGTTCTGTCATTGATGCTATAATGTTCAATCCTTGTGGGTATTCAATGAATGGAATGAAATCGGATGGAACTTATTGGACTATTCACATCACTCCAGAACTAGCATTTTCTTATGTTAGCTTTGAAAGTAACATAGGTCAGACCTCTTATGATGACCTGATCAGGA GTGTGGAAATTTTCAAGCCTGGAAAATTTGTGACCACCCTCTTTGTAAATCAGAGTTCTAAATGTCGCACAGTGTCTTCTTCGGCCCAAAAGATTGAAGGGTTTAAACGTCTTGATAGCCAGATTGCTCAGTTCAATGattacaatttcatttttaccaGTTTTGCTAAGAATCGGCAGCAACAGCAGAGTtga